The genomic interval ATTGTCGCTACGCTTGGACCCGCCACGGATGATCCCAAGGTGCTGGATCGGATGATCGAAGCCGGTCTGGACGTTATACGGCTCAATTTCTCGCATGGATCCGCCGAGAGTCACCGGCAGCGCGCTGAAAATGCCGCTAACCGTGCCCGTGCCTATGGGCGTCACATCGGCGTTCTGGCAGACCTGCAAGGACCAAAGATCCGCATCGAGCGCTTCAAAAATAACAGCGTAGTGCTGGAAGAAGGCGCCAGTTTCTGCCTCAGTACCGAGTGGGATCCTGTCGGTGGTACCGAGCAGGGCGTAGGCATCAGTTACCGCGAGCTTGTCAATGACGTCAAGCGCGGCGATACCTTGTTGCTCGACGACGGGCGTATCGTGTTGTGGGTAGACGATGTCGTGGGCGGGGAGATCAAGTGTCGGGTAGTGGTAGGTGGTGATCTCTCAAACAACAAGGGCATCAACCGCCAGGGCGGCGGGCTCTCGGCCCGCGCACTCACCGACAAGGATCGCGCTGATATCAAGACTGCGGCCAGCATGCAGGTTGATTATCTGGCCGTGTCATTCCCGCGCAATGCTGCCGATATCCACGAGGCGCGACAGTTGCTGCGCGACGCCGGGGGCCACGGTGGCATTGTGGCCAAGATTGAGCGTGCCGAAGCGGTAGCGGCTATTGAGGAGATCATCGAGGCCTCTGACGCGGTCATGATTGCGCGCGGCGACCTGGGTGTCGAGATCGGTGATGCGGGTTTGCCACCGGTACAAAAACACATCATCCGCCTCGCGCGCAACATGAACCGGGTGGTGATTACCGCGACGCAGATGATGGAGTCGATGATCGAAAACCAGATTCCCACCCGTGCCGAGGTATTTGACGTTGCCAATGCCGTGCTGGATGGGACTGACGCCGTCATGCTTTCAGCCGAGACCGCCTCCGGCAAGTACCCGGCCAAGGCGGTGGCGGCAATGGATCGTATCTGCCGTGAGTCCGAGAAGCAGCAGATAGCCCGCGTTTCTGATCACCGCATCAACACCGAATTCAAGCTGATCGACGAAGCCATAGCAATGGCCACGATGTACACGGCCAATCATCTGGGCGCCAAGGCGATTATCGCGCTGACCGAGTCGGGTTCCACGCCATTGTGGATGTCGCGCATCAGCTCGGGTATACCGATTTTTGCCCTGACCAAGCATGCCGGCACCCGGCGCAAAGTGACACTCTACCGGGGTGTTTATCCGGTAAGTTTTGATATCCCCAGCACCAACCACGCCCAAGTCAACAAGGAGGCGGTGGATGAACTGGTGCGGCGCGGTGCGGTGCGTGCCGGCGATCTGGTGATCATTACCAAGGGTGATCTCATGGGGGTGCACGGCGGCACCAACGCCATGAAGATCGTGCGTGTCGGGGATCTGGCAGAAGTTGATAGCGGCGGTTGACGTGCCGCTCTGCTAGAATTGGTTCAGACTCAAAGTAAACACATTACCTGTTAAGGAGGTTCCTATGGCTCTTATTTCAATGCGTCAATTGCTGGACCATGCTGCAGAGCATGGTTATGGTGTGCCCGCCTACAATGTCAACAACATGGAGCAGATGCACTCCATCATGCAAGCCGCCGATGCAGTGAACTCGCCGGTGATCATGCAGGCATCTGCCGGCGCACGTTCGTATGCTGGTGAGCCGTTCCTGCGCCACCTTATGTGGGCGGCGGTTGAGATGTATCCGCATATCCCCATTGTCATGCACCAGGATCATGGTGCCTCTCCGGCTGTGTGCATACGCTCGATTCAGAGTGGCTTCACTTCGGTTATGATGGACGGCTCACTGCAGGAAGACATGAAGACGCCCGCGTCGTATGATTACAATGCCGGGGTCACGCGCAAGGTGGTAGAGATCGCCCATGCCTGCGGCGTAGCGGT from Gammaproteobacteria bacterium carries:
- the pyk gene encoding pyruvate kinase, encoding MQRRTKIVATLGPATDDPKVLDRMIEAGLDVIRLNFSHGSAESHRQRAENAANRARAYGRHIGVLADLQGPKIRIERFKNNSVVLEEGASFCLSTEWDPVGGTEQGVGISYRELVNDVKRGDTLLLDDGRIVLWVDDVVGGEIKCRVVVGGDLSNNKGINRQGGGLSARALTDKDRADIKTAASMQVDYLAVSFPRNAADIHEARQLLRDAGGHGGIVAKIERAEAVAAIEEIIEASDAVMIARGDLGVEIGDAGLPPVQKHIIRLARNMNRVVITATQMMESMIENQIPTRAEVFDVANAVLDGTDAVMLSAETASGKYPAKAVAAMDRICRESEKQQIARVSDHRINTEFKLIDEAIAMATMYTANHLGAKAIIALTESGSTPLWMSRISSGIPIFALTKHAGTRRKVTLYRGVYPVSFDIPSTNHAQVNKEAVDELVRRGAVRAGDLVIITKGDLMGVHGGTNAMKIVRVGDLAEVDSGG